The Fusarium oxysporum f. sp. lycopersici 4287 chromosome 1, whole genome shotgun sequence DNA segment AGAGCCCCAATACCATTCGCACCATTGACAAGCTTTTGCATCAAATCAGTGactggaagatgaggattAGTCTCCTGCACCTGGATGTCAATATCATTGTTGGAGAGATTCAGTGCCACTCTCCAGAGACGCGAAACCTCAGCGTCCTCAACCGTCTGTGATGCTGGAGGTCCATAAGAGAAAGTCACCTCCTTCAAACTCACTGACTCGGCCTTGATAAAGCCCCTCGCCTTATCCAATGATTCAAAGAAGCTGACAAACCGATCCACGGCTTTGACCCGAGCCTTCAGGTTCTCCAAGATAGATAGTCCGATATTTGAACGCATTCGTAAGCAAAATTCGCCCGTTCGCGCTTTCCAAGAGACATCACGACCAACCATGTGGCCCTTGAGCATGGCGAACTTCGTAGGTTTGCGGACCTTGATGATAGCATCGGAAATGCACATGAAAGAAACATCTGAGATGGGGCCACCTGCACCAGAGGCTTCTTTGTCTACAGGCTCAACCCCCTTGAACCTGATTGAGACAATATCGTGCGCCCATGGTTGCCTGGTTGAAATGCCCGGTGTGGAAGCAGTTGGCGCAACTGGTCCAAGCCTAGCAGTCTCTGTACCAGCGTTGAACTCATTTGCAGCCTTTGCATTATCCTTCTCTGCCATGTTAAAGACCATGGATGGGAAGATGTCTGAGAGAGAGATTTCGAGGGTCGGGAGTCGGACCTGCTGGGGAAGAGACCAGTTTCTTGTGTCTTGCAGTAGGAACTTGATGTTGTGCCGATAAAGCTCGTGTTGGTCCACTGCCTGAGCAATCATACCAGTCGCGAACAGGGTTAGGTTGTTCCAGAactcatcttcaagatgaggATAGCCCTTATTGAGAGGAAGCTTCGATGACAAGCGATTCGACTGTCCATTTGCATTTCGGCTGCTATCAAACATGTTAGTGCATTGCAAACACAACGATTGCTACTTTATCCCAACTTACGCATCAACAAGCCACCAAGCATCCCCGCTCGGACTCAGCATGACCATAACAAACCAGTTTGGGTCCCAGCCAGTTCTCTGAAGCCAAATAGTTTTGGTCCATTCGCGGGTATTGGTCAAAGATCTCAACTCGTCCTTGCTCAGAGGACTCTTCTTGGTATTCCAACCTGTCGTGCTTCCGCGGCGAATAAGCTCATCTTCCATGACTCCACATCTCACATTCTCCAAGCATGTTGCGCCGTCATCTGCCGGATTCTTTCCGTTATTTAATAAATGCTCATGTTGAATAGTGAACTTCGAATGAGGCTTCACAGCGAAAACACCAGTTGTTGGCTCCACAAGCAAAGATGCGCTGTCTTTGTAACCGACCTGCATACTTAAAAATGAAGTCGCGGGATCATCGTGAGAGATGTTCAAAATCATAGCAGCATCTCGATTTTGGAAACGAGGGAAGGCCTGCAATCTGCTGTGTATGCTGCCCAAAAGGAATTCAACATGACGGCCAATAACCGTCTTCAGAAGGGTCTCGGCTGATAAATTGTCGGCATCGAAAGAGATATTCGTGTCCTTCACCTCCTTGTTGTCTCGATACCATTTCGCCATCAAGTGACTTGACGACTTGGGGTCAGGTTGGCCATTTGGCTTCCGACCGCTGTTGACGGCGATTAAGATCCAACTCTTCGGACTACCAAGCTGTGCGCGCGAAGTCCAATATTGAATTGCCAGCGCTCGATTGAGTGGCTCGACCTTGAGTGTTCCCGTCCATGAACCTCTGCTAAGACGAATTGCTTGTCTCTTGAGCTCGTTGAGCTTATGTGTGAGGACCAGTTCGTGTAGGAATTGATAACAGCCTAACAGTCCGTCTTTGCTGAGGATATCATTTACCTGCCCCTCTAGATAATTCTTCAGACCGTCAGGAATCGAGGATGCTGCTGGCTCAAAAGCGAACCGGAAGTCGATGAACCAAAACTGTTTCTCGAAATCTTCGTCTGCGATTGTGAGATCAACCTCGAATTCTCCCGCAACTTTAAAGGTTACTCGGCCGGAATCGATTTCGTAGTTTCTGAAGTGATATGGGATCTTGTCGAAATCTTCGAGGTTAAGTCGCAATGATAGTTGAGTATCGAGATCGCTGATCCATTGAATTTGTTCCTGTCGTGTTAGGGGGGGTGGCTCGATATAGGAGAGCTAGTAGCAAAGTCAGCTTGATCGCCGTCGTCTCGCGATGCGCAAAACCTACATCAGGCATCCAAGCGGCCTCTCCAGTTGACAATACCTGGAGGGCTGTTTTCAGGTCAGGACTTGGCATTCTCGCAAATGTCAAATCCCTTTTGACGTGACCCATAACATCCAGGGCTCCGGAGAACAAGACCTCTTGCCCTTGGAGGTGAAATCTCAGGTCAATAAGCTTGCTAACCATGTCGGCCTTTCGACTCCATTCTGTAATAACAAGCGCTTTGACCCATTTCCGATGCTCTCTCATAGCAAAGTTCAGTATCGATGTCTTCTTGGCGATATTTTCGCCAGATCCGTCTTCAACGTCGCTGTTCAGTACCGTCGAGTTTCCATTCATGGCGGCAGCAGGCAAAGGCATCTTTGCCAGTGCGGCAATCTGATCTTGGAGCGCATTGTGTGTCGATTGCGCGAGTCGCGTGAGAACCTTGGAGAGTGGTATATAGCCCTGAGTGATGTGGACTATTTCGCCGGCAGGATCGCTCATCCTGGAGGAGTAGGTGGTTGGTTGTAGTTGTTGATATCAGGGCGAGGTTGATGGCGAGAAGTCTTCAGAGGCGCTGGGGTAACGAATGAAGACCTGCCAGGTCATGTGAGAAGGTGCGCGCACGAATCATACATAAGGTTATAGAGTTTGGCGCCCTAAATTCTATTTTTTTTCGTGAAGGATCGTCTGTGTACGAGGTGTTGTTTCGTTGGCTAAATCGTTTGTTCACTTTTGGAGGAGTCTTGATTGCTGCTTCATTTGGCCGAGCGCTCGACACGCCTAGTCATGTGATAGGCCAGGCACAACTCAGCACAAAGGCTTTGGGGGCAAAGTAAAAGTTGCATAATCTGTTATGCACGTATTCATTAAATTTACCATCGTCAGTAGGAAAATAAAGAGCGTTTCTATAGCAAGGTAGATTTTGTGCTTAGTTTATTTGGCACATACAGTATGTCTTTTCTTATCTTGAAAACacattgatgatgacacATACATCGATATTGATGCGCCTCCGTAATATCCATGATGTCTTTATGCAAGCCTACCGTGTCTTTCAACCCTTTGACCGTTTAACATCTGTGGCGTCCACGGCCCAAAACCACAGCCTATTGAAGTATTGGTAAGACAGGGCACAAAGAGCCTTGGTATCATGGCTATGAAGTCATTTCTATCCAAACTGGAAATGATCAATTCAAGGTTGAAATTGAAATTTTCATTTGATTGAGCGATTCGTAAGCAATGAGCCAATCCCCCAATGTGAACGCATCTAAAAAGTTCCCAGAAGCAAGTGCCCATCATTATGTCGCAAAAGTTACGACAACAGTTTCCATCGTTTTTTTATATAGAGTAAATCATTGATTGGTGTTTTGTTGCCTCGTCAGGCTTGGATATCATAGTCCGAAATCGGTCGTGACTCTCTCATTGTACGGGAGGCGTTATTAGCTACAAGAATTAGCAAACCGTTTCTGTAATTCGTCGCACCCAGACTAGCCTACAGGATGCAAGTTATTAAACTTACAACTTGTtaggagcagcagcattggTTGTTGGCCACTGGTAGCCAGCAGCGTCGCTGAACTTGTAACCGTAGGAGGAGGTGAAGTCGTCCAGAACAGCAGGACCACGAGAACCTATTAACAACGTAAGTAAAACTCAGCATGCCTCGTACTAGAAACATACCGTAAGGGTACTCCATGGGAATAATCTCCTTGTTGTCATCAAGGTAGTGGAGAAGAGGGGTGAAGATGCGCCAGCTGGCGTCGAGCTCGTCGTCACGGACAAAGTTGGACTGGTCGCCCTTCAAGCAGTCGAGGACAAGCGACTCGTATGCCTCAGGGATTTTGAGGTCGGAGAATCGTCGTCGATAGGTGAGATCCAGCTCGGTAACAACAGTTTGCATGCTGAGACCAGGCAGCTTAGAGTTCATCTTGATATAGACACTCTCATTGGGCTGAATGCGCATAACAAGCTCGTTTCGGGGAATGTCCTTAAAGATACCCGATGTGACGTCCTTGAACTGGATTCGAATCTCGGTCTTCTGCTCATTGAGAGCCTTTCCGGCCTTCATAATGAAAGGTACGCCATCCCAGCGCTCGTTCTTGATGTAAGCAACGAGTGCACAGAAAGTAGGGCATCTCGAGTCCTTGGGGACAGTGTCGTCCTCACGGTAGGCGGGCTTACTACCGTCAAGAGACTTACCGTACTGACCAATGATGACGTTCTTGGGCTCAATGGCTGGAATGGCACGGAGAACGCGAACCTTCTCATCGCGGATATCCTCGGCGTTGAAAGAGATGGGCCTCTCCATAGCCAAGAGAGTAAGGACCTGGAGGAGATGGTTCTGCATGACATCACGAACGATACCGAACTCGTCAAAGTAGCCCCCGCGACCCTCGGTACCAAAGGGCTCCTTGAAGGTGATCTGGACGTTGTCGATGTGGTGTCGGTTCCACGTGGCGCCGAGGAAAGAGTTGCCAAATCTAAGAATCAGAATGTTCTTGACCATCTCCTTGCCCAGGTAGTGGTCAATTCGGAACAGTTCCTGCTCGTTCCAATCAGGCTCGAGTGACTTTTGAAGCTCTCGGGAGCTGGCAAGGTCCTTGCCGAAGGGCTTCTCGACCTGCGGGGATGGTTAGCCCAACCTTTATCATGATGAGGGTATTTTCACACACAATCACACGCGCGACACCATTCTTGGGGTAGCAAATCTTCTTCAGGTGCTGTGAAACAATGGTGAAGACACTGGGGGGCAGCGCCATGTAGAAAAGACGGTGGTTCTCGGGGCGGCCCTGCTCAACCTCCTGGAGGTGCTGCTCCAAACCCTGGAAAGACTCATCCTTGTCGTACTGACCCGAGACGTAGGTGCAAAGCCCGGCGAACTCCTCGAGTTGCTGCTCAGTCTCCTTTGTGGGCGTCTTTATGTATGACTTGATGCGTCGAATGTATTCATCGTGGTCCATCTTGGTGCGGGCATATCCGAcaatcttgacatccttGGGCAGGAACTGGTTTCGATACTGAGGACATGTTAGTCGAGAGAAGAGCGCTTTGTCGACTGGACTAGTCACTTACAAGACCGAAAAGCGCAGGGTACTATCATGCAGCAAAATCAAATATGTTAGCACAAGCACATCGGTATGTGAGGGGCAGTTGGGGGAGCTCCCCACCGTCTTCTTTTTCGCCAGATCACCAGAAGCGCCGAGCACGACGATTGTCGTGTTCTGCTTGAGCTCCATGCATCTAGAAGAGAAATTGTATCAGTAAAGAAGTTTTTCCATTTGTGGTGTTCGGACATTGAGGCGTGAGGAGACGCGATCGTATCGCAAAACGCTCAGCGCGAGCATGATAGCTCGCAGCTAGAGCGCAAAGTCATGGTGGGGTTTttggaagttgatgttgagggagCACCTACGGATCCATTGTTGAGGTTCAAGTATGGACTGGGGAATGAGGATAAGCTGTACAAGACAAACGGGAGAGTGGAGGAAGTATGAGAGAGATCTGGAAAATGGAAATGGAAACGGAAAAGGTGACGAGGTTTTGGGGCCTGGCCAGGAAGGTTTTATGACGACGGGAGCGTCCAATGCCCGCCGCAGACCTGAGCACAGCAGCTGGGGGAGCTAAGGTAACAATCCAAATCCATCCACCTTCATCGATAGGTGGGATCCCTGCGTGAGCGATGGGGCTATGATGCAGTCGGGTCCCTAAAATCCAGAAGTGAAAGTCCCTAAAAAAGAGTGGGTGGATAAAAAAGTGTAGGTCCGTCCACTGAGTTACTTGACATGGAGGTATTCACCTCACAAGGTCTTGACTGGATCCGGTAATCAGGAAGCCATGGTGATGAACTTTGAATTGGTTATAGTCATGAATGTGTACTATTAGGCGGTGTCCTTGCGAGGGCATCAGTCAGACGCATAAGGTCGGTAGCTGTCTGTTCGTCTCGCGTAGCACAAATGTACCAGCGGCGATTCTATCTCCGGGCTCATCACAAACTATTCGCTTCTATTTTGCCTAAATTTTGCCTAAATTTTGCCTACCTATTTACACTTATGGAGTCCTTTTAAACTGACACTGAATCCATCCATTCTTCTCTCCCGGGCCAATTGCTTCAGGCGCAAGCGGTCGAATCGTTTCCGTGCTTTCGGGGCCATGCTACGCAACTCAATGTCTGACTGGATCTGTCGCGGACTTGACGTATGGTGTTTCCACACACTTCAACCCAGCAACCTCTCTGTGTTTATTTGTCTCAGCAGTACGTTACCAATATTCATAAGTATCAGCTCTTTCCTCCCCTCTCATGTCATTTTGTGATTCATGACCAGGCCCGCATCAACACAATGGCAACCGTTGATAGGACACCCAGACTTGTCCATTGCACAGTTTGATTTGTGCCGTGAGCATGACGAAGCATGATGCTTCTCCAACTAAACAATCCGACTTCTTTGTCAGCTTCTCCGGCATGCCCGGGCATCGATCCCTCACCGAGTCCTGTCCGTCCTGGCTtcggcggcggtggcggtCCCTGGATTGCCTAACCAGCGAGCCGCCTAGCCCAGCGCAATTCTACCTATTCTGCCGCTCCCCCAACAGGGACACACCAAGGCCCACCGAGCCTACGTACAATCTGATTATCAAGACATTGGGGTGTCGGTGTTGTTCCCGTCTTTCACACACGGAGCGTCGTCCGTTACACGATGCCACTGCCGATTCCGGAAAGTGTAATAAGCATACTCATGTTGCTAATATTGATGTACATAGATCAGTAACGCTCACTAATAAAAGATGACGCTCAGATAGAGAAACCCCCAACTAAATCTCGTAATCTGGCGGCAAGCACGTAGACCAGAATCCGGTCTCACGGCGCAACCGCGGTGTCTCAGGATCTTCTCCATAGTTGTTAGTGATGGAAGTCTGTGACATGCAGCGCTTCGACTTGCCAGACAGGTCCACTGCAGATCCCTGGTCCCAGATATGTATCACCTCGACTGAGCAACTCCCAAGGTCTGCAAGCACCGAGAAACAATCTCGTCGATAAACTCCGATCATCAGATAGCCGGCTAAGAATCCGAATCTCTTTTCTTGCACTCCTGCCCGTGACGGGCCAATGTATTGATGAATCGCTTACTCggtaattatataaggtgTTCACAATAAATTATAGACCAAAGGCAATGTGGTCCAAGAGCGTAGTATCGCAACAGGTAGTCATTGGATAGCCGTTAGCATGCCAATGACATtacttcctcctcttcacttAACTTTAAcataaaataaaaaagaactcACATGTACAAAATGGTGAGCTCCGTCAATATCTTTGATGAGCTCATCTTGACCTGGCTTGCTCGGACACCAAATTCCGAACCACTTTGGTGCCAGGATCCACGAGCGCCTGCTCGGCCCCTCTCTCCCCGGTGTCGGCTTTAACTAAACCCCAAACCTTCACCAAGAAATCATTGGGGCGGGAAAGGTGAATGCAGGAATGATTCCATGCAACTGCTAATCAAGAAGTCCGGTTAATCGAAGGTAGTCAGCTGTCCTGAGGGAATTTATGGCATGGTACTTGAAATATATTCTACCCAGCCACGAGAGTCAACGTTGTTGAGTTTCTCGTGTCAACGTGTCACTTGAGAGAGTTGGAGAGAGCTTCAGATGTTGGTTGACGTCCAGGCTTACCCAGGCTCAAGCTGGACCAGCATTGCCACTAGGTACCTCTACGCTCATAGGTATGGACAATTTACACAAGAATGATAATGAGAATACTGGCACCACTTTCACCGGTTAAGCCATTGTAGAACGAAGTGTCTTCAAGACACAATTGATTCAGATTCATGTTCGTCATCCAGGATCAGCCCAGAATGTTTTCTTCCTGGGTTGGTGGTTTAAACTAAGGTATCTGCTAAAAACAGTAGATCAAAATCGTGAATGCACTAGCCACAACAGCCACTTCTTGTCCGCCGCAAGTGGTCCAGCACGTGATTTCTAGGGTTGACCAGGAAAGTGCGATTGGCGCACCCTCCCCACTCCACAGATCAATCACCAAACACGCACCTCACCAACGCGAAGGTCTTTCGTTCAAACAATCAGCTATCTACTAACCGCAGGTTGTTTGAGAGGACGGAAGTCATACCACAGTCAAGATGCCTTCAGAAGCCGGTCACCGACGTGAGTTTATCCCGCCCGCCAGAGAAGCGACGAGCGCACCGACTGGGCTCGACTCGCAAATTTGGAAATCTTAATATCGATGAATTCGTTGCTAACTTTGCATATAGTATACGTCAAGTGAGTAAAGCCTCCTGTCAGCCAGCCTGTCACGCATGCGATATGAGAAGGATGTACTTGCCTAGACAAGTGCGCACTCTTCAGATTTTCGATATCGATATTCCGCGAAGCCACGGCACGAACACAACGAGCGACAGAATTTTGGACTGACGATATTGGTTTAGGGGACGTCACCTGAGCTACCAGCGCTCTCGTCACACCACCCGCCCTGCTACCAGCCTGATCAAGATTGAGGGTGTTGATGACACCAACGCCGCCAAGTACGTCAACATGAGAGGAATGTCCCCAGTCGGTCTGGATACTGACATTCGTGATAGCTTCTATCTCGGCAAGAAGGTTGCTTTCGTCTACCGGGGCCAGAAGGAGATCCGCGGCACCAAGATCCGCGTGATCTGGGGCAAGGTCACCCGACCACACGGTAATTAATACTCGACCCGGTGAACGACGACATGAACAATCATCTAACGTATCTCTGCAGGAAACTCCGGCGTCGTCCGCGCCAAGTTCACCTCCCCCCTTCCCACCAAGTCTTTCGGTGCTTCCGTTCGTGTCATGTTGTACCCTTCGTCGATATAAAAAAAGGGCTTCGGGCTGGAGTTGGTAGTGAGGGCGGTTCTCATTTGGCTGCATTGGTCGAGGCAAGGATAAAACATATTGCCTTGCTTTGAGGCATTGAATTCAAAAAAGACGTCAAATCCCAACCCCCGAAAAGGCTCTGCACACCTGAGCACCTTCGTCTTGATGATATAACTTCATTCCCCTTTCATGAAACGGTTGGCGGAACTCGATCTCGCCCAGGGCAGTCCACTGGGAGGGGCTTCAGCGATGGAATACTTTTTGGTGGTTGGGATTCGGGACCGGTGTTCGGCTACGGTCGTGAATAGGGTACAAGCGAATCATTGATGAATGCCAGGTCCAGGGCCTCTATTACGGCAGTACACAGCGTTCCTGAAAGCTGGATTGTGATTTGACTCGTGCGGGGAAGTTTTGAGCCATGGTCGGCGTCTTATGATGAATCGGAAACTGCTTTTGAAACAACACTTCACAACAACCTCTAATGGCTCAACTCGTTCCCCATCTAACGGCTACGCAGACTCGGATACCTGCGTCGGGTTGCCTCGACGTGTTCTATGTAATGTGATATGCTGCCATATTGTTCGTAATATGCCATAACTCTATGAACGCATTCCACTTGCCTGCTGCTTCCACCCACCTAATGATCCTGGCCATATTGTGTATCTACTCGAACCAGCAGAGACCCATGATCCAGATGCTTCCGCCAGATGTGGCTCGGCCAATGTACTAAAGATAAACTCAAGGACACAACTCGCTATTGTCACACAGCTTCGGTCATGCTCAAGCGAGGTATATCACCATTGATAGATAATCACAACAATACAATAGGTGAGAAGCGTTGGACATGATGTAGAGGGGAGTGACGGGCGGATACAAATCCGACATCCTTGGTCAACGATGTTCAGTTGAATATTCTATGTTCAAGACTCGTACTCATATCATCCAGCAACATGTAGTGAACCTCGCTTGTAAACAAGGAGAGCGGTTCGACCAGTCTTCTCGTAGAGTCTGCATGGGGAACTTGTAGGCTCTAGGAGAACCAGGCGTAGGAAAACTGTATAGCATCGCGAAGCTGAACATTTGGCAACATCATCGTGAGTATGGTTTCTCATTCAGGTAACTAAGGTATAAATCATATGTTCGGGAAGAGGAAAGGGGTTTTTCAATCATGATATCAACCCAAGTATCAATATCAAGGGCCTGGTGCAGCAGTTTCACAGCATAGGATAACACATATACGAAATGCAATAGCTGTGATATCAATATTGACAATTCATTCGCCGCGGTAATATCCCGTCAGGGCAGATCCAATTACCTTCCACTTAAAGATGCATTGGCGTCTAGGATATTGGCGGCGGTCGGATCAACCTGTGTAAGTTTAAGCCCTACACTGCTCACATTATGAAGGTTCTCGGGAGTCAAGTTGCCAGGGCGAAACCGTTGCCGTTGAAACGGGACGGTCTGGATAGAGAGCACCCGTGGTTAATGGAAAATATTCCGACTGTATGAAGGCTGTCAAGGGGTCATACAACTACCGCTACTGTTTCCTCCATGGACGGCGTATTTTTTGCCGTTCCAACCTCGAAGAGGATGGTTGTCGTTAGGCCGGCCAGCAAGATCAAAATCGTATGCATGATAACTGCAGCTTGAGTCACTCGGGCATACTATCTGGAGTCTGGAGGCGAGCCAAGCAAAGCCAGAACCGAACTCAGTATCATCAAGTAGCAAGAAGGATCGTTTGGCCTGTGTGGTTAACGGCGCATTATGCATTGCGTTGGGGCCCAGCCGGAAAAGCCGGCCAACCATAGGAATTGTGTATGGCCAATACAGGTATTTTGAGTTCAAGGCATTGTGTTCAACGACGAATGTCTCGGAACAAAGAACCAAGGTTCAAATCCCGTCCCTCCTTGATAGCAAGTGTGTTTCACTGGGCGGAGATGGGGGATAAACAGGGCAGAGCAGAGTAGAATCGCGTCTATGTTCCAATATCAGCTCTACTATCGTCAGCTCCTGAGATCTATCCGCGACCTACAGTAGGACCGCTATCATCCACAACCTATGAGAAGCCGCCGCTCTATTTTAGCCTAGACGAAAACTCAACATCGATCGTCTCGACTTGTTTTTTTGTTTTAGCGCCTATTTTGCAGACCATATCTTTAAACTTGTCCCATTTGGTAGAAACACTAATTCCATGTCACAGGATGGGCAATTCGACAAGAGCAAAATGCCATACATATGCAGTCCAGATCCTCGCCTCCAGGCCTCCCTCAAAATCTATCGACTGAGGTGTCATACCTTAGGGGTTGGAGTGATTAAGAGTCCGGCAAGCTGACTTAACAAACCAACCAGATAGCAAATTTATCAACTCATGGAGGGTAGGTAGGGTCTGTCGTCTTTGTAGCCAAGCAACTAAACGAGCTTGGGTCTTGTGCCTTATTCGCTGGGGCTTTGCATAGAGTCTGACAGCAAGTTTTTCACAAAAATGGCGTTTGTGCAGCGTCCAAGCCGAGTTGGACAAAGGGCCGATCAGAAGGAAGCATCGAGATTCGAAATGGGAACCCTAAATGTGGCTGAGCTTGCACCCGACATAATAAGTATTGGTACCGCACCGTACCATATCATGATGGATCCATGTTGAAGAGACAACGCCGGAGATGGTGTGTGGGAGCCACTAACACGAGATAAAACAGGGGCGAGACAACCATCGACAAAGTCAAGATGACCTGGGAATTGCTGAGAGAGGCCTATAATAGGCGGTGATTAGTTACTAGGGCTCCATTCTCAACCTAATCCAGCTCCCCAGCCTCCCCTGCCTTTCAAGAGCCTGTGCTGTCGACCGACCGACCACCTTTTTCTACCTACCTCTAGTGCTGCATTGCATCGCACCACAGGCTACAGCTCAACTCAGTTCAGCTCACACAGCATGGGACAAAAATGCATCTGATCAGGTATTCATGCACAAACACGGAGCCTCAGAAGTCAAGACGTGGCATGGCATCAATAGCGCCATCCAGATGCCCGTCATGGTTCTTGGCTTTAGTCGGTCGAAACCAACTTTCTGCAAATATAATGGACTACTAATGTTAGAATGTGTACTGCGTACAGAGTGGGATATCTGACGGGATGGTACCGCCCATTGTCCATTGGAGGAGCCATTGAGTTTAATGGCTTAGCCTTCGGCTTACGACGATTACAGTGAAAACCATAAAAGTCAACATTATCAGCTACACAGGGTGGTAACTGAATTATTAGCCTCGAATGAGAATTCAAGGTACCGAACTTTGGTGCAAGCGGTTGCAACTCTGCAGCTATCATTCTCCCCCATTGGGCCACAAAGCTCCTGTATCCTCGTAAATGGTAAGCaacagatgcagatgcagatgtaCTGTATGTAGAGAGCCTGTCTGCATGTCGTGGCTGTCACTGCAG contains these protein-coding regions:
- a CDS encoding hypothetical protein (At least one base has a quality score < 10), producing MSDPAGEIVHITQGYIPLSKVLTRLAQSTHNALQDQIAALAKMPLPAAAMNGNSTVLNSDVEDGSGENIAKKTSILNFAMREHRKWVKALVITEWSRKADMVSKLIDLRFHLQGQEVLFSGALDVMGHVKRDLTFARMPSPDLKTALQVLSTGEAAWMPDLSYIEPPPLTRQEQIQWISDLDTQLSLRLNLEDFDKIPYHFRNYEIDSGRVTFKVAGEFEVDLTIADEDFEKQFWFIDFRFAFEPAASSIPDGLKNYLEGQVNDILSKDGLLGCYQFLHELVLTHKLNELKRQAIRLSRGSWTGTLKVEPLNRALAIQYWTSRAQLGSPKSWILIAVNSGRKPNGQPDPKSSSHLMAKWYRDNKEVKDTNISFDADNLSAETLLKTVIGRHVEFLLGSIHSRLQAFPRFQNRDAAMILNISHDDPATSFLSMQVGYKDSASLLVEPTTGVFAVKPHSKFTIQHEHLLNNGKNPADDGATCLENVRCGVMEDELIRRGSTTGWNTKKSPLSKDELRSLTNTREWTKTIWLQRTGWDPNWFVMVMLSPSGDAWWLVDASRNANGQSNRLSSKLPLNKGYPHLEDEFWNNLTLFATGMIAQAVDQHELYRHNIKFLLQDTRNWSLPQQVRLPTLEISLSDIFPSMVFNMAEKDNAKAANEFNAGTETARLGPVAPTASTPGISTRQPWAHDIVSIRFKGVEPVDKEASGAGGPISDVSFMCISDAIIKVRKPTKFAMLKGHMVGRDVSWKARTGEFCLRMRSNIGLSILENLKARVKAVDRFVSFFESLDKARGFIKAESVSLKEVTFSYGPPASQTVEDAEVSRLWRVALNLSNNDIDIQVQETNPHLPVTDLMQKLVNGANGIGALMDWLPASLPTMEAFKKIREAWSDIEARRQGRFKFIMNSTDEMSFQYLLAGTGPGNQQVQRSITFLGQIKQRRGEPWWHIERKIPSSGWPSLNDEFSAALKPVWDGKGDDWSGLVTGATGRPENGIIGLLLAIDEAIRPLAGSTSQNNSEVVILE
- a CDS encoding glucose-6-phosphate 1-dehydrogenase, which produces MELKQNTTIVVLGASGDLAKKKTYPALFGLYRNQFLPKDVKIVGYARTKMDHDEYIRRIKSYIKTPTKETEQQLEEFAGLCTYVSGQYDKDESFQGLEQHLQEVEQGRPENHRLFYMALPPSVFTIVSQHLKKICYPKNGVARVIVEKPFGKDLASSRELQKSLEPDWNEQELFRIDHYLGKEMVKNILILRFGNSFLGATWNRHHIDNVQITFKEPFGTEGRGGYFDEFGIVRDVMQNHLLQVLTLLAMERPISFNAEDIRDEKVRVLRAIPAIEPKNVIIGQYGKSLDGSKPAYREDDTVPKDSRCPTFCALVAYIKNERWDGVPFIMKAGKALNEQKTEIRIQFKDVTSGIFKDIPRNELVMRIQPNESVYIKMNSKLPGLSMQTVVTELDLTYRRRFSDLKIPEAYESLVLDCLKGDQSNFVRDDELDASWRIFTPLLHYLDDNKEIIPMEYPYGSRGPAVLDDFTSSYGYKFSDAAGYQWPTTNAAAPNKF
- a CDS encoding glucose-6-phosphate 1-dehydrogenase, with the translated sequence MDPCMELKQNTTIVVLGASGDLAKKKTYPALFGLYRNQFLPKDVKIVGYARTKMDHDEYIRRIKSYIKTPTKETEQQLEEFAGLCTYVSGQYDKDESFQGLEQHLQEVEQGRPENHRLFYMALPPSVFTIVSQHLKKICYPKNGVARVIVEKPFGKDLASSRELQKSLEPDWNEQELFRIDHYLGKEMVKNILILRFGNSFLGATWNRHHIDNVQITFKEPFGTEGRGGYFDEFGIVRDVMQNHLLQVLTLLAMERPISFNAEDIRDEKVRVLRAIPAIEPKNVIIGQYGKSLDGSKPAYREDDTVPKDSRCPTFCALVAYIKNERWDGVPFIMKAGKALNEQKTEIRIQFKDVTSGIFKDIPRNELVMRIQPNESVYIKMNSKLPGLSMQTVVTELDLTYRRRFSDLKIPEAYESLVLDCLKGDQSNFVRDDELDASWRIFTPLLHYLDDNKEIIPMEYPYGSRGPAVLDDFTSSYGYKFSDAAGYQWPTTNAAAPNKF
- a CDS encoding glucose-6-phosphate 1-dehydrogenase, whose translation is MDHDEYIRRIKSYIKTPTKETEQQLEEFAGLCTYVSGQYDKDESFQGLEQHLQEVEQGRPENHRLFYMALPPSVFTIVSQHLKKICYPKNGVARVIVEKPFGKDLASSRELQKSLEPDWNEQELFRIDHYLGKEMVKNILILRFGNSFLGATWNRHHIDNVQITFKEPFGTEGRGGYFDEFGIVRDVMQNHLLQVLTLLAMERPISFNAEDIRDEKVRVLRAIPAIEPKNVIIGQYGKSLDGSKPAYREDDTVPKDSRCPTFCALVAYIKNERWDGVPFIMKAGKALNEQKTEIRIQFKDVTSGIFKDIPRNELVMRIQPNESVYIKMNSKLPGLSMQTVVTELDLTYRRRFSDLKIPEAYESLVLDCLKGDQSNFVRDDELDASWRIFTPLLHYLDDNKEIIPMEYPYGSRGPAVLDDFTSSYGYKFSDAAGYQWPTTNAAAPNKF
- a CDS encoding glucose-6-phosphate 1-dehydrogenase, encoding MDPCMELKQNTTIVVLGASGDLAKKKTYPALFGLYRNQFLPKDVKIVGYARTKMDHDEYIRRIKSYIKTPTKETEQQLEEFAGLCTYVSGQYDKDESFQGLEQHLQEVEQGRPENHRLFYMALPPSVFTIVSQHLKKICYPKNGVARVIVEKPFGKDLASSRELQKSLEPDWNEQELFRIDHYLGKEMVKNILILRFGNSFLGATWNRHHIDNVQITFKEPFGTEGRGGYFDEFGIVRDVMQNHLLQVLTLLAMERPISFNAEDIRDEKVRVLRAIPAIEPKNVIIGQYGKSLDGSKPAYREDDTVPKDSRCPTFCALVAYIKNERWDGVPFIMKAGKALNEQKTEIRIQFKDVTSGIFKDIPRNELVMRIQPNESVYIKMNSKLPGLSMQTVVTELDLTYRRRFSDLKIPEAYESLVLDCLKGDQSNFVRDDELDASWRIFTPLLHYLDDNKEIIPMEYPYGSRGPAVLDDFTSSYGYKFSDAAGYQWPTTNAAAPNKL